The Methanobrevibacter sp. genome segment AATGTTAATTTGGGAAATATTTTGTATTTCCCAATTCCATTTTTATATAGTATATTATGGTATCGTGCTAAAAGTACTAAATATTTTGTATAGTATACGGGCAAAATCCCTTTTTACTATCTAATTTTACTTTTCAAATGTTTATTATTTATGAAATTAATTAATGATGATGGCACTTAGAAATCTGGTTTGTACGGTGATTTGGAAATAACTGTGAAAGCTGAATAACTTGGTGAAGAAATGGTTGAAGTGAAAAGTTCACTTGAAACAGTATTTTCCTGATAGACCTTAAAAAACTAAAGAAAAGGATATTTTTTAATATGCATTCATGTTCTGAGATAAGTAAAGAACATGCCAAAACCGGATTTTAGAATTTTTCTAAAATTCTAGCATATACTGCCTTTAAATCGTCGTCTGATTTTTCATAAATTCTTTTTAAAATTAATTCCGGAGTACTTTTAGCGAGGAAATTCATTTTAGGGGTTCTATCTACGATTAAATTATAATTTTCATCTAATCCTTTTGCCTCGATACCGTCAACTCTAATGTCAGTATAGTTCATGAGTTCTCTTGCCATATGGGTAACAATTATTCCATATGAATCTGATTCTTTTATCATATCTATGAATGTGGATATGATTTTAACTGCAGCATCCAGTTCGGTTATTCCTTCCAATTCATCTAACAGTACTAATTTTTCACTTTTTGTGGTAACGATTGGTATGAATACATTTAAGAATGATTCGAATGCTCCGGCATCAAGTGATCTTTTTTTAGAGAAATGATAAATCTCATCAAATAATTTGATTTTCGCACTTTTTGCACTTACTGGAAGTCCCATTTGGGCCATTATGGATATTTGTGTTAAGGTTTCAAGAAGTGTTGTTTTACCTCCGCTGTTGGCCCCTGTCAATAGTGCGATATTTTCGTCTTGTGTTAGCTGATAATCAATTGTTTGAACAAAATTTTCATCTTTTTTAAGTGCAAGTTCTAAATGCAACGCTCCATTTAATTCTATTTCTTCACTAAATTCTGGTCTGCATAAATCATATTCGTATGCAAAGCTGCCTAAACTAAATTCATAGTCAAATTTAATTGCATCTCTAACTTCTTCAATAGCTTTATTTTTAATAGAATTTAATTCTATGGATGCATTTCGTTTAATGTCAAAAATATCATTCTCTTTTTTAGATGATTGTTCAAGCGTTACTCTTTGAATTTCATCATCATCAATTTTAATCGGGTATGCTCTTAAAAATGGATCAAAACTTAACCCTGTTTTTTCATGTATGATTTCTTTTCTTTTACTTATAATCTCATCAAATATTTTACTAATCTTTGGCGGGAAGTTGTTGTTTAATAAGTTAAGAATTTCATCTCCTTCAAGGTCTACTTGTTTAATTGAATTTTCCAATTCGTTATCCATATCCTCTTTTAGAGAATAAACAAGTTTTTCAACATCCACTTCTCTTTTATCAATAATATTTAGTTCATCAATAATCGGAATAATTTCTCCCAGTACGCTTTTTTTATTCCTGATTTTTTGTATTTCATGAACTCTTGAAAACAAATCTTTATTTTGTATAAAAAAGTTTATTGTCTTTTCTGGAACGATTTCATAATCATTATCTTCAATATTTATCATTACAAGATTTGGCATACCTTCAAAATCGAGTATTCCCTGTGAATAAACGTAAAATACCAAATCATAATTCATAAGTTCTTCTCTAAGTAAAGGTGAATCGTTGGCAGTAATGATTGGATAATATTGATTCAATCCTAAATCCGTAAGATATAAATTGTCCTCGTCTGTTTCAACAAGAATGACTTTGCTTGGATCATATTCTGGTTTCGGTTCTTCGATTTCTTTTAAATTTTTCATTAATCCTTTTAATTTTATTATTGGAAGCTGTGAGACGTGCTGTTTTGCCTTCATCACAAAATCGAGCTGTGAATTTATTTTTTCAATATCTTTTGATGGTGAAAGCAATAAAATTCTATTTTTTGAATATGAAGTGTTGGAATATGCCAGCATTTTATTGATAATATCTTCATAAAGCTCTATTGCCCTGTCACTTTTTATAAATTCGCATTTGGGATTGTTTAACAATTGATTCATTATGTCGATGGCTTTCCTCTGACTTATTCCTTCGATATTAATTATTCTTTCAACATCAACATTATCAACAATTTTTTGGAGTTCTTCTTCACCTCCAACACTGTTTATAATCTTTTTTGAGATTTTATCTCCAATTCCTTTAATATTTTGCAAAGACATTTTTTCCATTTGCATATTCACCAAACCCTTTTTTTATATATGATATTTTTTTTAATATATATTCAGCATTGCCAAGAGCATTTGAAAAGTAATATCTAATAGTTGGCAGTCGTGTTTTTAAGACTGTGTTTTTTCAATTCTTTCTCATAGATGCTGCCGTTAAGTGCATTGTTATAGATATCAA includes the following:
- a CDS encoding endonuclease MutS2 → MQMEKMSLQNIKGIGDKISKKIINSVGGEEELQKIVDNVDVERIINIEGISQRKAIDIMNQLLNNPKCEFIKSDRAIELYEDIINKMLAYSNTSYSKNRILLLSPSKDIEKINSQLDFVMKAKQHVSQLPIIKLKGLMKNLKEIEEPKPEYDPSKVILVETDEDNLYLTDLGLNQYYPIITANDSPLLREELMNYDLVFYVYSQGILDFEGMPNLVMINIEDNDYEIVPEKTINFFIQNKDLFSRVHEIQKIRNKKSVLGEIIPIIDELNIIDKREVDVEKLVYSLKEDMDNELENSIKQVDLEGDEILNLLNNNFPPKISKIFDEIISKRKEIIHEKTGLSFDPFLRAYPIKIDDDEIQRVTLEQSSKKENDIFDIKRNASIELNSIKNKAIEEVRDAIKFDYEFSLGSFAYEYDLCRPEFSEEIELNGALHLELALKKDENFVQTIDYQLTQDENIALLTGANSGGKTTLLETLTQISIMAQMGLPVSAKSAKIKLFDEIYHFSKKRSLDAGAFESFLNVFIPIVTTKSEKLVLLDELEGITELDAAVKIISTFIDMIKESDSYGIIVTHMARELMNYTDIRVDGIEAKGLDENYNLIVDRTPKMNFLAKSTPELILKRIYEKSDDDLKAVYARILEKF